One segment of Anatilimnocola aggregata DNA contains the following:
- a CDS encoding GAP1-N2 domain-containing protein: MTFRVEQAIFTSLRGERMAGYQLASRSSGIDDDLAQQLSNWGPAHDSLETRLGRTSVNVHPLEGELVCIGYTQLAGSEYSGRAGGRVYTHSFILPHEALEPFQFNPFTILRAFRSAGRTQPRREPPESLDTFSLVGRSSSNSGDGKQVLTATLDDSVCEKLLWALAAGQPVFLAGDAPLDSLMEATLQLLPAEDRPGVSLSTGLRISPRRPFQLQAIAADAVLVRQLQRNEHAVVIQVPGNNSSPARDTKTSTGTKFF, translated from the coding sequence ATGACCTTCCGCGTGGAACAAGCGATCTTCACCAGCCTGCGCGGCGAGCGCATGGCCGGATATCAACTTGCCTCGCGCAGCAGCGGCATCGACGACGACCTCGCCCAGCAGTTGAGCAATTGGGGGCCCGCGCACGATTCGCTCGAAACTCGCCTCGGTCGCACCAGTGTGAATGTGCATCCGCTCGAAGGTGAACTGGTCTGCATTGGTTACACGCAGCTGGCAGGCAGCGAGTACAGCGGCCGCGCGGGCGGTCGGGTCTATACACATTCGTTCATTCTGCCACACGAAGCGCTCGAACCATTTCAGTTCAATCCATTTACCATCCTACGTGCCTTTCGGAGCGCGGGGCGTACGCAACCGCGACGGGAACCGCCCGAATCGCTCGACACGTTCTCACTTGTTGGCCGTTCGTCGAGCAACTCGGGTGACGGCAAGCAAGTGCTCACGGCAACACTCGACGATTCTGTTTGCGAGAAACTTCTCTGGGCGCTGGCCGCAGGTCAGCCCGTGTTTCTGGCTGGCGATGCCCCGCTCGACTCGCTCATGGAGGCAACACTGCAGCTCTTGCCCGCTGAAGATCGGCCTGGAGTTTCGCTCTCAACTGGTCTGCGAATCTCGCCGCGGCGGCCTTTTCAACTACAGGCCATCGCTGCCGATGCAGTGCTCGTTCGGCAATTGCAGCGCAACGAACATGCGGTGGTCATTCAGGTTCCCGGCAATAACAGTTCCCCTGCCCGCGATACCAAGACCAGCACGGGCACAAAGTTCTTCTAA
- a CDS encoding TRAFAC clade GTPase domain-containing protein codes for MRATGQLELDSYRLAQYTVSCPCYICGGGNNFDAELCRHCYAPMALVHQANSQKIHPRMVAAIGSSGAGKTVYLGMLADMLSKGRDDLQLLARGAFSIGLQERTMAALARCEFPAKTPNEPDRWNWVHCQILRKKLKPVELILPDLAGEALLEEIDHPNTYPVIRAFLGKCSGVLVLIDALRCQAGEADEDFRAMKLLSYLCELQADKKTGWASKAVALVFTKADQCDHCFDDPQQFARRHTPGLYVQCRERLKRHAFFAAGVAGACGYRLEGRGRVHVPLRIEPRGVVEPFHWLLEEVAR; via the coding sequence ATGAGAGCGACCGGACAACTCGAACTCGATTCCTATCGCCTGGCTCAGTACACGGTCTCGTGCCCCTGTTACATTTGCGGCGGCGGCAACAACTTCGATGCAGAGCTTTGCCGACATTGCTATGCGCCAATGGCACTCGTCCATCAAGCCAACTCGCAGAAGATTCATCCACGGATGGTCGCGGCGATCGGTTCATCTGGCGCAGGCAAGACGGTGTACCTCGGCATGCTGGCCGATATGCTCTCGAAGGGGCGCGACGACCTGCAACTTCTTGCGCGGGGAGCGTTCTCGATTGGCTTGCAAGAGCGAACAATGGCCGCGCTGGCCCGCTGTGAGTTTCCTGCCAAGACGCCGAACGAACCGGATCGCTGGAACTGGGTCCATTGTCAAATTCTTCGCAAAAAACTGAAGCCCGTGGAATTGATTCTTCCCGACCTGGCTGGAGAAGCGCTGTTGGAAGAGATCGACCATCCCAATACTTACCCGGTGATTCGGGCTTTCCTGGGCAAGTGCTCGGGCGTACTCGTGCTGATCGACGCGCTCCGCTGTCAGGCCGGTGAAGCGGACGAGGATTTTCGCGCGATGAAGCTGCTCAGCTACTTGTGCGAACTGCAAGCCGATAAGAAAACGGGCTGGGCGAGCAAAGCCGTCGCGCTCGTCTTCACCAAGGCCGATCAGTGCGATCACTGCTTTGACGATCCGCAGCAATTTGCCCGACGTCATACGCCAGGCTTATACGTGCAATGTCGTGAACGGTTGAAACGGCATGCCTTCTTCGCTGCGGGAGTGGCCGGTGCCTGTGGCTACCGGCTCGAAGGTCGCGGCCGGGTTCACGTCCCGCTGCGAATCGAGCCGCGCGGCGTGGTCGAGCCCTTCCACTGGCTGCTGGAAGAAGTGGCACGGTAG
- a CDS encoding formylglycine-generating enzyme family protein has translation MSVALNSKILHNLPVSWPTWAAGASVPACLALAWQSEQWAAGASGAVAGLGYLAWNRYGRKSGANGSSTDATASFTSLMAAAERDAEPEGDLVQKMLAAGRYSLLLRPQIANNLQPDQLYAAEQALDANMSCVPGGPVIMRPRRFEDMDEDELARNERTVDVDGYFLDRYPVTNEAYLRFVQDGGYEQMNLWDATIWPAVLGFVDSSGLSGPRYWKHGHPTDEKRQHPVVGICWYEAAAYARWAGKRLATDPEWVKAGAWPVVADGAPPQQRRYPWGDALDRSLVHVWGSGRDDTTSTFGRPLGASVGGVQELVGNVWEWTSTSFGVWDLANLKIETATPMRSIRGGAFDTYFDSQCHLHFQSGESPLARKHNIGFRCAVGFCDVASYQNSSETEEQEAAA, from the coding sequence ATGAGTGTGGCTTTGAATTCAAAGATTCTGCACAATTTGCCCGTGAGTTGGCCCACGTGGGCGGCTGGCGCATCTGTCCCCGCATGTCTGGCACTTGCCTGGCAGAGCGAGCAGTGGGCCGCAGGTGCCTCGGGCGCGGTGGCTGGACTGGGCTACCTGGCGTGGAATCGTTATGGGCGCAAGTCAGGGGCGAATGGTTCTTCGACCGATGCGACTGCTTCCTTCACCAGTTTGATGGCCGCTGCAGAACGCGATGCCGAACCAGAAGGTGATCTCGTCCAGAAGATGCTGGCAGCAGGTCGCTATTCGCTGCTTCTCAGGCCGCAGATTGCCAACAATTTGCAGCCCGATCAACTGTACGCCGCAGAACAAGCACTCGATGCGAACATGTCGTGCGTTCCCGGCGGTCCCGTAATTATGCGGCCCCGTCGCTTCGAAGATATGGACGAAGATGAACTCGCACGCAATGAGCGGACGGTCGATGTCGACGGCTACTTTCTCGATCGCTACCCCGTGACGAACGAAGCCTATCTTCGCTTTGTCCAGGACGGCGGCTACGAGCAGATGAACTTGTGGGATGCCACGATCTGGCCCGCAGTACTCGGCTTCGTCGATTCAAGCGGCCTCTCGGGGCCTCGTTATTGGAAGCATGGCCACCCAACCGACGAGAAGCGACAACATCCGGTGGTCGGCATTTGTTGGTATGAAGCGGCCGCCTATGCCCGTTGGGCGGGCAAGCGTCTGGCTACGGATCCCGAGTGGGTCAAGGCCGGCGCTTGGCCTGTCGTCGCCGACGGAGCCCCGCCCCAACAGCGGCGTTACCCGTGGGGCGATGCGCTGGATCGTTCGCTGGTTCATGTTTGGGGCAGCGGCCGTGACGATACCACCAGCACGTTCGGCCGCCCACTCGGGGCGAGTGTGGGTGGGGTGCAAGAGTTGGTTGGCAACGTGTGGGAGTGGACCAGCACCAGCTTTGGAGTGTGGGATCTGGCTAATTTGAAGATCGAAACGGCGACGCCGATGCGCAGCATCCGCGGCGGCGCGTTCGACACTTACTTCGATTCGCAATGTCATCTGCACTTTCAAAGCGGCGAAAGCCCGCTGGCCCGCAAACACAACATTGGGTTTCGTTGCGCCGTCGGCTTCTGCGACGTCGCCAGTTATCAAAATTCGTCTGAGACCGAAGAACAGGAGGCCGCCGCATGA
- a CDS encoding coiled-coil domain-containing protein, producing the protein MAISNFQPAAGEPLRAVALQLREEFTSFDRLMNDVFADVEQLRDQLQLKMAEVDDARSRLAERGRQLAEQRKESGRLTHQLEHQEARLDAAIGELQQLRGQIEQERLAANEREERYRETTAQQLSLALTEREQLLLRIRDLENRAPVFTADGNIAANNGNSDDSWLTVLSQLDAVRQDVLSTRTELADAVGRVSVVSADHSAGSVLPQQLSDMQQQLEALRQEQRSLEKSHGEVLRERDRLETELELVRTRACELQEVVADQQDQLAQQHDDVSDELRQLKSVIESQLSSLSRKSQPFERALAPTGPQVTAAVPNATAPQSTGADAQPADPVVNSVMAQFARLQKDVAQRRKKK; encoded by the coding sequence GTGGCAATTTCCAATTTTCAGCCGGCAGCTGGCGAACCCTTGCGGGCGGTTGCGCTGCAACTGCGCGAAGAGTTTACCTCCTTCGACCGCTTGATGAATGACGTCTTTGCCGATGTCGAACAGCTTCGCGATCAATTGCAGCTGAAGATGGCAGAGGTCGACGACGCGCGTTCTCGGCTGGCCGAACGCGGCCGGCAATTGGCCGAGCAGCGGAAAGAGAGTGGGCGGCTGACGCATCAACTCGAACATCAAGAGGCTCGGCTTGATGCAGCGATTGGGGAACTGCAGCAGTTACGAGGGCAGATTGAGCAAGAGCGACTAGCTGCCAATGAACGGGAAGAGCGATATCGCGAGACCACAGCGCAGCAGCTATCGCTAGCCTTGACCGAGCGCGAACAGTTGCTCTTGCGCATTCGCGACTTGGAAAACCGAGCGCCTGTCTTCACTGCCGATGGAAACATTGCGGCCAACAACGGCAATTCCGACGATTCCTGGTTGACCGTCCTCTCGCAACTCGACGCTGTGCGGCAGGATGTACTGTCGACTCGCACCGAATTGGCCGATGCCGTGGGACGAGTCTCTGTCGTCTCCGCCGATCACAGTGCGGGGAGTGTATTGCCGCAACAACTTAGCGACATGCAGCAGCAACTCGAAGCGCTGCGGCAAGAACAGCGGTCGCTAGAAAAATCGCATGGCGAAGTCCTGCGAGAACGCGATCGCCTGGAAACAGAGTTGGAACTTGTCCGTACGCGGGCCTGCGAACTGCAAGAAGTGGTTGCCGATCAGCAGGATCAACTTGCGCAGCAGCATGACGATGTTTCCGACGAACTGCGGCAACTCAAGTCGGTCATTGAGAGTCAACTCTCGTCGCTCAGCCGCAAGAGCCAGCCATTCGAACGTGCATTGGCACCGACAGGTCCGCAGGTCACTGCGGCGGTGCCGAATGCCACAGCACCTCAAAGCACTGGTGCCGATGCTCAGCCTGCTGACCCCGTTGTGAACTCTGTAATGGCTCAGTTCGCCCGCCTGCAAAAAGATGTTGCCCAGCGGCGGAAGAAGAAATAG
- a CDS encoding S8 family serine peptidase: protein MAKKKAVRPARVSQAPPVSLPPPADTSLGNSDVQTTGRYIVIFKDGGDSAASIRNTLSNKAGLSAMASSADFEDGATAAQSLDNAATIHFEHLGMAVVSGLDAATRLSASTTDTNSPILRVEPEYIAYAMNPMPGGLSLDYIRGYRSGVNQLCDQLLAGDEEFFGSDLSASLAAASFADTAQFTWGLQATKVDTTPHDGQGIKIAILDTGLNMAHPDFAGRAIVSRSFMAGISVHDVNGHGTHCAGTACGARTPASGVRRYGVAHAAHLHVGKVFNNAARPQAPTGVVIAGIEWAVSKGCRVASLSLGFPLNQKVDQFEVAIKRAATAGTLVVCAAGNNAQRPGNVGFVEPPANARNSVAVGAVDSNLRIAPFSARSSTVVGIGGIVNIAAPGVAVFSSYRSGHEKLPGTSMAAPHVAGIAALWSQATGDTGAALWNRLVQNALPLSAASADVGAGLIQAPQQ from the coding sequence ATGGCGAAGAAGAAAGCAGTCCGACCCGCCCGCGTGAGTCAGGCCCCACCGGTTTCGTTGCCGCCACCTGCCGATACCAGCCTCGGCAATTCTGACGTGCAAACCACCGGCCGATATATCGTTATCTTTAAGGATGGCGGAGACAGCGCGGCATCGATCAGGAACACATTGAGCAACAAGGCCGGTTTGAGCGCGATGGCTTCCTCAGCCGATTTCGAGGATGGTGCCACTGCGGCGCAATCGCTCGATAATGCGGCGACGATCCACTTCGAACATCTGGGAATGGCCGTTGTATCGGGTTTAGACGCAGCAACGCGGCTGAGTGCATCGACAACCGATACGAATAGCCCGATCTTAAGAGTCGAGCCCGAGTATATCGCCTATGCGATGAATCCAATGCCGGGTGGTCTCTCGCTCGATTACATTCGCGGCTACCGATCGGGCGTTAATCAGTTGTGCGATCAGTTACTGGCGGGTGATGAAGAGTTTTTTGGCAGTGACTTGTCAGCTTCACTGGCGGCTGCATCGTTTGCAGATACAGCCCAGTTCACTTGGGGACTACAAGCGACGAAGGTCGATACAACTCCCCATGATGGCCAAGGCATTAAGATCGCGATTCTGGATACTGGCCTGAATATGGCGCATCCAGATTTTGCAGGGCGAGCAATTGTCAGTCGTTCGTTCATGGCCGGAATTTCTGTACACGACGTTAACGGACATGGTACGCATTGCGCAGGAACCGCCTGCGGTGCTCGAACTCCAGCGTCAGGTGTGCGGCGTTACGGTGTTGCCCACGCGGCCCATCTGCACGTGGGAAAGGTCTTTAATAATGCGGCCCGGCCTCAAGCGCCAACAGGTGTCGTGATTGCGGGCATTGAATGGGCAGTTAGCAAGGGTTGCCGTGTGGCATCGTTGTCGCTCGGGTTTCCCCTGAATCAGAAGGTCGACCAATTTGAAGTGGCGATTAAGCGCGCTGCGACGGCTGGTACGCTGGTGGTATGTGCGGCTGGCAACAATGCTCAGCGGCCGGGAAATGTGGGCTTCGTGGAGCCTCCTGCCAATGCGCGCAATTCGGTGGCTGTTGGTGCGGTCGACTCAAACCTGCGAATCGCCCCCTTCTCGGCTCGCAGCAGCACCGTGGTGGGTATCGGCGGGATCGTGAATATTGCCGCTCCCGGCGTTGCCGTGTTTTCCAGCTATCGCAGCGGACATGAAAAACTGCCGGGAACCAGCATGGCAGCGCCGCATGTGGCTGGCATCGCGGCCCTTTGGTCGCAGGCAACTGGCGACACGGGAGCTGCCTTGTGGAATCGACTGGTTCAGAACGCTCTGCCCTTGAGTGCCGCGTCGGCAGATGTCGGTGCGGGGTTGATCCAGGCACCGCAGCAATAG
- a CDS encoding DUF2237 family protein: MAGPKNVLGGPLQVCCMSPRTGFFRTGKCETGVDDMGLHLVCAQMTEDFLEFSYEAGNDLSTPNPDYHFPGLQPDSRWCLCVERWKEALEAGVAPPVVLAATHISALEFVDIEDLLKHAVDAPQD; this comes from the coding sequence ATGGCGGGCCCCAAGAATGTTCTCGGCGGACCATTGCAGGTCTGCTGCATGTCTCCTCGCACCGGCTTCTTCCGAACCGGCAAGTGCGAGACGGGTGTCGACGACATGGGCCTGCACCTGGTCTGCGCCCAAATGACCGAGGACTTCCTCGAGTTTTCTTATGAGGCGGGGAATGATCTCTCGACGCCGAACCCCGACTATCACTTTCCGGGACTGCAGCCCGATAGTCGTTGGTGCTTGTGTGTCGAACGTTGGAAGGAAGCCCTCGAAGCGGGCGTTGCTCCGCCGGTGGTGTTGGCCGCGACCCACATCTCGGCCCTGGAATTTGTCGATATCGAAGACCTGCTGAAGCACGCCGTCGACGCGCCGCAGGACTGA
- a CDS encoding DUF1598 domain-containing protein, with product MSRRNRLWRVLLVFALCCSVANAGNNIGRSSAVGGVSINVEGVLDNATDLSLQVLNEGMGQAFRAAPGELNKPVELRKISLKAVNAALRDSDKNQVAQLPDEIKYLAGIQRIQYVLLYPEQNDIVLAGPGEGWELDGKGNVVGVTTGRPVLSLEDLLVAFRTVEEARKGGISCSIDPTAEGRQRFEQYMSTQRQYNPAVLDGIEKAMGNQQITVSGVPDTSHFARVLVAADYKMKRIGMKLDKSPVRGLASFIDMIPGKLDNMMPRWWMACNYEPLGRSEDGLAWELRGTGVKVMTEDEFVDNAAGTVKGTGKVNPVAQKWSDQFTAKYEDLAVKEPVFGELRNIMDMCVVAALITKENLPAKAKCELPELSSAKMGIESFPAPKKVATQSSALKRGNNWIITASGGVAINSWEIADKTEVKASVGETRAKAKSATTNNLWWN from the coding sequence ATGTCGCGTCGTAATCGGTTGTGGCGAGTATTGCTGGTTTTTGCGCTCTGTTGCAGCGTGGCCAACGCGGGCAATAACATCGGCCGCAGCAGCGCGGTGGGTGGTGTTTCGATCAATGTCGAGGGAGTGCTCGACAACGCGACCGACCTCAGCTTGCAAGTGCTGAACGAAGGAATGGGGCAGGCCTTTCGCGCGGCTCCGGGCGAGTTGAACAAGCCCGTTGAACTCCGGAAGATCTCACTCAAGGCGGTCAACGCAGCCCTGCGCGATTCGGATAAGAATCAAGTCGCCCAGTTGCCGGACGAAATCAAGTATCTCGCCGGTATTCAGCGCATTCAGTACGTGCTTCTCTATCCCGAACAGAACGACATCGTCCTCGCTGGTCCTGGTGAAGGCTGGGAACTGGATGGCAAGGGAAATGTGGTCGGCGTGACAACGGGTCGCCCGGTCCTCAGCCTGGAAGACCTGCTGGTTGCCTTCCGCACCGTGGAAGAAGCTCGCAAGGGTGGCATCTCCTGCTCGATCGACCCGACTGCTGAAGGTCGTCAACGCTTCGAACAATACATGAGCACTCAGCGCCAATACAACCCAGCCGTGCTCGATGGCATCGAGAAGGCAATGGGCAACCAACAGATCACCGTCAGTGGCGTGCCCGATACTTCGCACTTCGCCCGCGTGTTGGTTGCAGCCGACTACAAAATGAAGCGCATCGGCATGAAGCTCGACAAGTCGCCCGTGCGCGGCCTGGCCAGCTTTATCGACATGATTCCCGGCAAACTCGATAACATGATGCCCCGCTGGTGGATGGCCTGCAATTACGAACCTCTGGGCCGCAGTGAAGATGGCCTGGCTTGGGAGTTGCGTGGTACCGGCGTGAAGGTAATGACCGAAGACGAATTCGTCGATAACGCCGCTGGCACCGTAAAGGGGACCGGTAAGGTCAATCCTGTCGCCCAGAAGTGGAGCGATCAGTTCACTGCTAAGTACGAAGACCTGGCAGTGAAAGAACCAGTCTTTGGTGAACTCCGCAACATCATGGACATGTGCGTGGTCGCTGCCCTCATCACCAAAGAAAACCTGCCCGCCAAAGCCAAGTGCGAACTGCCGGAACTCTCTTCGGCCAAGATGGGAATCGAAAGCTTCCCTGCTCCAAAGAAAGTTGCGACCCAAAGCAGCGCGCTCAAGCGCGGCAATAATTGGATCATCACGGCTTCGGGTGGTGTGGCCATCAACTCGTGGGAAATTGCCGACAAGACCGAAGTGAAGGCGTCGGTCGGTGAGACCAGAGCCAAAGCCAAATCGGCGACGACCAATAACCTGTGGTGGAACTAA
- the mddA gene encoding methanethiol S-methyltransferase: MSRYAALIYGLACYALFGVVSIWALAFLGNFLPADSAFGSSIDSPARGWWPAALAVNALLLTMFAVQHSVMARPWFKRRWTKLIPEPVERSTYVLFSCIALGLVVWLWQPIGGIVWQVNSPALRAAIYALYFAGWLTIVASSFFINHFDLFGLRQVWLYYQGLPYTHLPFATPGPYRFIRHPLYVGWLLTFWAAPTMTYSHLFFALGTTAYIFIAVIFEERDLIAHFGERYAEYRRSTPMLVPALRTNSSRTEKAVTE, translated from the coding sequence ATGTCCCGCTATGCTGCCCTGATCTATGGCCTGGCCTGTTATGCCCTGTTCGGCGTCGTTTCGATTTGGGCCCTGGCCTTTCTGGGCAATTTTTTGCCGGCAGACTCCGCGTTCGGCAGTTCTATCGATAGCCCAGCCCGCGGATGGTGGCCTGCTGCGCTCGCAGTGAACGCTCTACTGCTAACCATGTTCGCCGTGCAGCACAGCGTGATGGCCCGTCCCTGGTTCAAACGCCGCTGGACGAAGCTCATTCCCGAGCCCGTGGAACGAAGCACTTATGTCTTGTTCTCGTGCATTGCCTTGGGGCTGGTCGTGTGGCTCTGGCAGCCAATCGGTGGAATCGTTTGGCAAGTCAACTCGCCCGCCCTGCGCGCCGCGATCTATGCCTTATACTTCGCCGGCTGGCTGACCATCGTGGCCAGCAGCTTTTTTATCAACCACTTCGATCTGTTCGGCCTGCGGCAAGTTTGGCTCTACTATCAGGGCCTTCCCTACACCCACCTGCCCTTCGCCACTCCTGGTCCTTATCGCTTCATTCGTCATCCACTCTACGTCGGCTGGCTCCTCACCTTTTGGGCTGCTCCGACCATGACCTATTCGCACTTGTTTTTCGCGCTGGGAACAACTGCTTACATCTTTATTGCCGTGATCTTTGAAGAACGCGACCTGATTGCCCACTTTGGCGAAAGGTATGCCGAGTATCGGAGAAGCACACCGATGCTGGTGCCAGCACTGCGAACGAATTCATCTCGCACGGAAAAAGCTGTGACGGAATAG
- a CDS encoding fasciclin domain-containing protein, with protein MHRTGMFAGLFSLALLATATLATAAEPTAAAQKDIVDTAVAAGSFKTLAAALKAGGLIDTLKGSGPFTVFAPTDEAFAKLPKGTVESLLKPENKDKLVAILTYHVVPGKVMAADVVKVKEAKTVQGQAVMVNAANGVKINDATVVKADIACSNGVIHVVDTVLMPKQ; from the coding sequence ATGCATCGCACAGGAATGTTCGCAGGTCTCTTTTCGCTCGCACTTTTGGCCACAGCAACGTTGGCCACCGCTGCCGAACCGACGGCTGCCGCACAGAAGGACATCGTCGATACGGCAGTCGCAGCTGGTTCCTTTAAGACGCTGGCCGCGGCGCTGAAGGCCGGCGGCCTGATCGACACGCTGAAGGGTTCGGGCCCATTCACCGTGTTCGCCCCAACCGATGAAGCCTTCGCCAAGTTGCCGAAGGGAACGGTTGAATCGCTGCTGAAGCCCGAGAACAAAGACAAGCTCGTCGCGATTCTCACTTATCACGTGGTCCCCGGCAAAGTGATGGCAGCCGATGTCGTTAAGGTGAAAGAAGCCAAGACCGTGCAAGGTCAGGCTGTGATGGTTAATGCCGCGAACGGTGTGAAGATTAACGACGCCACCGTGGTCAAGGCCGACATCGCCTGCAGCAACGGCGTGATCCACGTGGTCGACACCGTGCTGATGCCCAAGCAGTAG